DNA from Leptospira bandrabouensis:
TGATGTAACTACCGAGTCTCCTTCAAAAAATTTAAAAATCATCATCAATCAAAATGTAAACGTTTCACCAGTTCGACTTTCGGTCACGGTTGATATATTAGATGATCGTAATGTATTTGGAAAATTGTATTTGGCCATTGCTGATGAGTGGAACACATTATTACATGGAAGTTTTACAGCTACACGCATTTATCAAATTAAATTTGACGAACATGGAGATTCTGACAAAAAACTTCCCGAATTTATTCCAAACGAATTATCTGCAAAAATATATGCTTTGTCGGGCAATATATTAGCGTTACAGGAAGTTTTTTTACTCTTAGATCAAAAAATAAAAGATGAACTTTTAACGCTTGTTATGTACCATTGGCCTGAGGACCAATCTACTATTTCAGAAATACATTTCAAAGAGGGGAATCTCTTGGTTGTGTTTCAACTGACACAAAAAAAATTAAATGAAACGTTGATTTTCCTTTTCTCTAATCAGGTAGTCCCTAACCAAAAACACTGGCAACTTTTCCATGAAGTTGTCTGTCATACTGATTCGGAGCCTTTATTTATTCCCCTACTAAAACATAAATTTCCTGATCAATATAAAACCCATTTAGGTGATAATCTAGAATCTACCAACGAGGACAAAACTTTAGATTGGTTGGAAGCGGATGATGTTTATCTTTTGGATTCCTTTGTTCGCACAGTTGGATCTCTCGATTATGTTGTCAATGATCCAATTCGAAATCCACTAGGGTTTTCTCTTTTACAAGAATGTTTTGTTCGAGCAAAATATAAATCTTGTATGAGACTTTTGGAACGAGGTGCAGATCCAAACCAACTCGATGCAAATGGAGAAACTGCGATATTTAAACTCTGCCAAGATAGTACACTTCCTTTGCAACAAAAAACAACTTTAATGGATGAACTCATCCGTAGGGGTGCTAAAGTTAATCTTCAATCGGTGAATGGAATGACTCCACTTCATTGGTGTTCTGTTTTTGGGGAACCTAGTATGGCTAAAAGATTAATCCAGGCTGGAATCGATATTCATACAGCAGATAATCATGGTAGTACAGCACTACATGAAGCTTGTAAGTTTGGAAATTCAGCAGTCCTTGCATTACTTTTGGAATCGGGTGCTAAATCGAATGGCAAAACATTAGATGAGAAAACCGGCAGAGACCTTGCCTTTGAAAATTTGGAAATTTCAGAACTAGAAGGTGATGAAGAGAAAAAGAACCGATGTAAACGAGTTCTTTCTCTTCTTGATGTTTATGGTGGTTAGGTGGTGTTTCCCTTTTTAGCCAACTTGCGATTCATAAATCTTAAAATCAAATACAAGAGCCAACCTGCAGGGCCAAAGTAAAATGTTAAGGCCAAAATGGGAACTAAGATCCACCGGTTGATTTTTTCTTTGATGGCATCTTCTGTTTCCCAAGTTCCTATAAACATGTCAAACGCTAAGTAATGGATCCAACCTGCGAGTAAAAAGTAATCATTGGCAAATAATAATCTCACCGATTCTAAACTAGAGAAGTTTCCTTCAGTCTGACCATTTCCAATGATAATGGAAATTACATACACCCCACCGAGTAAAAGACCTGAAACAAATACTCTTAACAGACGAATCACCCTAACTTGATTGGGTGAAAAAATTAATACTAACCAAGCAAATACGGTAATTGCATTGGCAATTTTAAATATTAAGGAAGGGTTCATATAGTTACCTCTTTTCGAAAATCTTTTGGTAAGGAAATGAGTTTAAACAGACAAATCGCAATGAGTAGGAATAAGATTCCGTAAACACTTGTATAAAAAGGATTGAAATGAAAAATAGACTCTCCGTTTAAGGTTTGAATTACCATAAATAGATTGATTAAGAAAAATAAAACTCCCAAAATTCGAACCATTGTTTGGTTTAAAATAGAATCTGGTTGATTCATTAGATAGGCAGCTAAAAAAACAAATACCTGCATTACGTGCATTCCAAAAAAATGGGGAACTCTCATATCTCCTAGTTTAGTACTCCAGCCGAAGAATAAAATTCCAACTCCAGGATCTCCACTTCCAAATTGATGGGAACCACTCATAACAAAGATACCTTGTTTCATGGCTTCAAGTTGGTCGGGACGTGGTGAAGTCATAAAAAATCCAATGATCATTCCAAATCCAGCGATGACCATTCCCCAAACCAGACTTTCTTTAACAGACCTAACGATAGATTCTTTTCGAAAGATGGAATAACCCATCCAAAGATGAAAGGCCCAAAAAATAGAGATACTGGTTCCCATAACAGAATAAATAATTTGGTTCCAGGTATTGGTTACATTGAAATGACTCATCTCTCCGCGGCCTGCTTGTAAGGTGATAAGAACAATTTCAATCAGAGATGTGATGGTTAAAGCGATTTGGATCCGAGATTTGAATTTCCAATCCTGCAGAAATTTTACCATTACCCAAACGGTAGTCATTGAATACAATCCCACGGATAAAGTAAATTTTAAGGGTTTGATCCAGACATTGGCCCCCAAAAGGGTTCTTGTGTCTAGAAATAAGAGAGGAAGGATGGTTACTGTGAGTACTGCCATAACCATCCCGTTCCAAAAAAGTGGTTGTTTTCTGTAGTCATCAAATTTCATAATGTAGACAGTGTAAATATCAATGTATACTCTGTCAACATTAAAGTATACACCGTAAACATTTTTTAATATGAAACCAGCCAAAAAAAAACAATCTCAGCCAAAGCCAACTTCTTCCAGTTCCTCCAAATCGAGTGCTTATCACCACGGTAATCTCCGGGAGGAGGTTCTAGAACATTCAAAAAAGGTTTTGGAACGGGAAGGTGTTTCTTCCCTAAGCCTTCGAGACATTGCGACCGACCTAGGTGTGAGTCATACCGCCCCTTACCGACATTTTCCCAAAAAAATGGATTTGCTCCAAGCCCTTGTGACAGAAGGATTTCGAGAACTAAGTGAAGGTATGAAAAGAGCCTGGGAATATTCAGAAGATCCGTTGGAAAAAATAAAGATGGCCGGCATAGAATATATTTTTCTTTTACTGAAAAATCCAAGAAGAACAGAACTTATGTTTGGTGGAGAAATTTATGTTTCTGGAGATCCTATATCTGATGAGTTGAGTGAATGGGGAAAGGCCGCTTATTTGGGAATGTTTGAAATTGTGGAATTTGGTCAAAAACAACTGAAGTTAAAAAATTCTATTCCTACGGATACTTTAATGATGAGTTTTTGGAGTGGGGTCCATGGTTTTGCTGTTCTAAATGAAAGAAAGTGGAAACAAATCAAATCCAAAGACGAGGAAGAACGATTTAGGAAGGAAGTAAATCAGATTTTAGATATTATGATCGAGGGAACCCGTTTGTAAAGTAGATGACCCTGCTGGTAATCATTGTATATTCTCCTTCCGATTCCAGAGAAACTTCCATTTCAACAGGGTAATCTTTTAAAACCATAATCAATCCAATACCAGAATGATGAGAATCATTTTCGTTGGATTCGAGTTTATCGATATACAAACTTTCCAAGTCTTTTGCCGAAAAAATTTCTTTTAAACTGGCTTCATAAGCCAATACATTTGTATCATTTGTTTTATTGCGTACCAACATTTCGAATGTACTTCCGCGGTGGATTAATGATATATCGATATCTGCTTTTTTTTCATAAGAATATTTTGCAGCATTTTCCAGAAGTTCGTTAAACACTGTAGAGATGGAATTAACTATTTCCGAATTCTTCATATCCATTGATTCGGTTGGAACATTAGGTAAAAAAGAAAAACCATAAAAGTAGCCAATAAAATCAGATAGGATACCGATTCGGCGCCAATAACGCATTAAATCCAATGGTTTTAAATGGATTTGAATTATGGAATCTGGTTCTTCGTTGATGAGATTTGCAGATTTAAAATTGCCGTATTTTCGCATAGTCGTAGTTCAACTAAGGAATTTAGACTATTTATCTCAAAGCCGCAAGCGCTTTTTCTAATGCATATTGCATTAATCTTCGTTCTTCGGGGTTAGTGCTCAGTTTATCAAAATGTAATGGTTTGAGAAGGAAACCATCTGCATCGAATTTTAGAAATGGGTTTTCTTTTTTTTCTTGATCGTTTTTTAAACCGATCACTTGAAAGGTTTCAATTGGTGTATGAACCCCTTTCACTACGATTTCACCTTTTGCTTTTGTATCAATGAACTCGTCTATGAGTGATTTGGTGGCATTGGAAATAAGGATTTCCCCAGCATCTGAGGCATTTTCTAACCGTGATGCTACATTGACAGGACCACCGATGATGGTGTAGTCCATCCTTTCATTGGTTCCAAAATTTCCTACAGTCACATAGCCAGTATTAATTCCAATACGGCAAGTTAGGTTATGGTTAATTCCAGATTGTCTCCAATATTCCGCTAATGCTGGTAAACTGTCCCGCATTTCAATGGCCATTTTTACGCAGTTTAATGCATGGACTTTGTCGTTGTCAAAAGATGGGGCGCCAAAAAAAATCATAATGGCATCCCCGATAAATTTGTCTATGGTTCCACCATATTTGATGGCAATACTTGACATCACATCCAAATATTTATTCAAACAGTCCGAAAGAATTTCTGGCTCTATCGAGTCGGTGATGGTTGTGAATCCAACAATGTCTGAAAAGAAGATTGTAAGTTTTCTTCTTTGGTGAGAAATGGAAGTTTCCACTTCAGAACCAGTAATCATTTCATAGAGTTGTGGTGATAAATAACGGCGCATGCGATCCAAATACATTTGGATCTTTTTGTTGTTTTCTAAAAGTTCGTTTTCGATCTCTGTCGAATGATCAATGATGTTTTGGTAAAGTACTTCCAACTCTGCATACTTGGCTCGTTCTTCCTCCAAAATTGATTCATTGTCCATGATATACCTTTATCCTCTTTTTCTCATGATCATAATCGTGATATCGTCATAAACATCCATACCATCGATAAAAACATAAATATCTTTAAAAATTGCATCTAAAATTGCATCAGTGGAGCCGAGTTCTGCATGACGTTCTAATGACTCAATTAACCGATTAGAACCAAACTGTTCCCTTTTGGGGTTTTCTGCTTCAGTGGCACCATCAGTATACAAAAGAATAATGTCTTTAGCTTGGAGTGGAATAGGTTTTTCATGTATGAATTCATCGATAGATTCTGTTAAACCAACTAACATACCGTTGTCGACTGTATCAATAATTTCGGTTTTTTTCGAAGCATGTCGATATACCATAATGGTTTCGTGTTGCCCCGCAGTAGTAAACACTCCATTTTTATACGAGAATAATGATAAAGTAAGATTACGAATATCGTTCATTCTGACATGAATATTCGAAAATAAAATGGAGTTGATGGAACGAAGTGATTCGCGAAGAGAAATCACTTTGGAGCGTAAGGTTGTGATAAAGGCAGACTGTGTCATTAACATCACAACACCGGATGCAAGACCGTGGTCTGTTACGTCACCAATTCCGATATAAACGGTTCCATCTTCGTGGTGTACTACATCGTAATAATCTCCACCCACTTCATTGGCAGAATCCATTCGGGCAGAAATTTCAAGTTCCTGGATTTCTTTTAATTCTTCATTACGGGGTAATACCATCGCTTGGATTTGTCTTGCAACATCCAATTCCATTCCCAGTCGCATATTCTCTTCTAGGATGGCTTGTTTTTCTGTATTAAAAATTAAGTCTGCTTGTTCTTGAGTGGTTCTTGAAGTATTTAGGATAGCATATAAAATCAAACCACCTGTAACAACCATATACAGAAGGATGAGAAAAATTCCCATAGGAACAGCACTGACTAAGAAGAAAGAGCTGTTTGTCTCTAAGAAGTCTGGTTTGAGATACTGAGACAAATCCATGAGCTTTGCGTTCAAATCATTCATGTCTGGGTAGAAGTAGATTGTTAAGGAAGCATACTCTACTAACAAGACAATGACGGCAAAAATGATAGTCTTAGTATTATTACGTATCGAAGCAAGGGCAATGAGAATGAAGAAAACATAAATCATTGGAGCCGCATACACAAGGCTCGGGTTTTTTTGGGAGTATGCCGTATACCCTGTAACAAATGTCAGTAGGGTGATTTCTAAAAAGGAAGACAGAAATTTAAAGATGTTGAGATACTTTCCCGATTTCTTTAAAGAGTATAGAACAACAAAATTATAACATAGAAGTACTAAGATTGCGGAAATTTGGTAATAGAACTCAACGGGTGGCCGTCCAGATAGTAGACCAAGAGTTGCAAAGATAACCAAAAACCCCAGGAAGAAAAATCGGAACTTTGTCGCAAAGGTTTCGGCCCGGAATTCTCCCTGGTAAGCAATCTCTTTTAGCTGTTTCTTGTAATAGTCCGAAAGGACGAATCGATTTTCGTTGGAAGGAGATTGCGGCATAGAGTAAAGGTTTCTTTCTTTATATTTCGTTCAGGAGAATGCGGAAAATTAGCTTATAACGTCATACATTTTGCATAAATTGCAAATGATTTTTCATTTTTTTGAGGGAGACGACTAGGATGAGTCAGATCAAAGTCCATTTGGCCACAACGGAAGAGGATCGTAACAAAATCTTCCGTTTGAGATACGATATTTATGTTCAAGAAATGAACAGGGTCCAAGTCTACGCCGACCATGAGGCTAAAATGATTAAGGAGCCTTTTGACGATACAGGCCACCTTTTCCTCGCAGAAACGGAAGAGGGGGAGTGCATCGGAACAGTTCGTATTAACTTCCGAAAGGATGGAAGTTTAGAATGCGAAGATTTATATGAAATGGAACTTTTTCGTCCCTTTTATCCTGACAAAGTTTCTATGTCCACCAAACTCATGGTTAAAAGCGAATACAGACATACGGCCGCAGCCAGTATGCTTTGTATGAAAATTTATGAACATGCCAGAGAAAATGGAATCGTAATCGATTTTATTGATACTAACCCTCATTTGGTCCGCTTGTACAACCAAGTGGGATACCGAATGTACAAAAAGAACATTCATCATCCTGAATACGGAATTGTGATACCTATGGTATTTCTTTTGGATGATAATGAATATCTAAAACAAATTCATTCACCTTTCCTTCGTTTAGCGAAACGTTATCCTGCGGGTACCGAACTTGCCCATTTATTTGAAACAAAGTTCACTGATTACAAGGACATCCGCCCTCTCTTCTCTATGGATGGGGATGAGGTTTGGCAAAATATTGTTCATGATATGATGCTTCCTCCGAGCCAGTTTCTTTCTTTTTTAAGAGGATTCACGGAAGAGGAATCAAAAAAATTATTATCCATGTTGGATCTCATTGACTATGAAGATGGAGATATCGTATTCCATCAGAACCAAGAAAGCCAAGGTCTCTTTTGTGTTTTAGAAGGAAGTGTGGAAGTAGTTGTCAATCGAGAAGATGGAATTCGTTCTACTATATCGATTCTTAACCAAGGGGAAATTTTTGGAGAATTAGGTTTTGTAGCAAAGTCAAACCGTAATGCGGATATTATTGTTCGAGATCATGCTAAATTACTAATTTTAACACCAAACGAATTTCAAAAATTGGAAATCCAAAGTCCGACTCTTGCTGTCAAACTTCTCACCAACTTATTTGTCATCTTAGCACAGAGGTTTAATGAAATGTCCCGCCGCATGCTCGAATTTAGAAGGTTGTACGAGATGGGCGGTAAGGGGCCTTAAGTTAAATAAGAAATTTTAGGAGATTTCTAAAACTACCTGATCCCAAAGTTTTTTGAAATTGGAAAGGGATTTTGACTGCCAAGATATATTTAAAGATCCTTGGATTTTGATTTGGTAAGCTGCGCTTTTCCTTGAATCAATAATGAACATAGAGAGAGTTGTGATACCGGAACTGTTCACGAATTGTAAATCTCTAAAGTCCATTGTTAATAAAGAACCTTGGCATAGTTTCGCAACATCTCTTAAAAATAATTTTATGGGTTCATAAGCGGGTAAGTTCTGTAATCGGATGGAACCTGCAAATTTGACAGTCTTAGTGGCTTCGTCGTATTGTATATTGTAATCTAAGTCTTTGATTTCCATGAAGCTTCGCCTATTATATCTCTTCTACGTTGATAATTGCTCTTACCGTGATTTCATGAGTATCGGCATCGATCTCATTGAAACTATAACCAAAACGTACTGGATAGTCTTTTAACATCATCAGTAACCCGAGACCAGATTTGGTATCACCGTCTTCTTTGGTTTCGAGTGTAGAAAAATACATCTCCTCCACGTTCTCCGACAAGAGTTTATTTACAAAAAGCTCAAAACTATCTCGTAAGGTTTTTGACGCCACATTTAAAACATCAATTCTTAAAAGATTTCCGTATTGTTTTAATTCTACGTTGATTCTACCTTCTCTGGCTTTCGAAAATTTAGAAGCATTTTCTAAAAGTTCGTTAATGATGGTAGAGAGGGAGTTCGCTTTCGTTTCACTCGCTTCATAGCAGTAAGAATAAAATCCTGCAACAAAGTTAGCCGTGAGTCCGCAACGTCTCCAATACGTAGTCATATCGATTGGTTGGAAAATCAATCGAAGTTGGCCGTCAGCAGGCAAATTTTCTGGAATGATGTGATATTCCCCGATAATGATGGGTGACTTTTGATTCAATTTTGCCTCCGTTTATTTTTGGTATAAATGCGTTTCTAAATTGATAGTGAATTTCACTCGGTTGGACATATACTCTGATTGGAGTCTGGAATACAGATCTTGCATTCCCTCCGGATGTCCCATAAAAGACATCATGGACCAACCTGTCATCATCCCTAAATGAATTTTTGGGTAATCCACGAGTGGTTTGTCATCGTTACCATCATTGGAAGCCACAAAATCTGTTCTTGTGACCAAATGAAAACCTAGTTGTTCCATAATGCCTGGAACTTTTTCCATAACAAACCTGTCCGCAGGGTGGATGGTAGCATGTTTGGCCACCATATCCAAAAGTACTTTGGGACCAGTAAAGGATTTATCGTTAGGGCAATGGATGAGAACTTTTCCTCCCGGTTTTAAAACTCGGTAGAATTCTTTTAAGGCTTTTTCCGGTTCTTTGATATGGATGAGGACCATAGAATTAAAAATAAAATCAAAATGATTGTCTGGATAATCCAAAGCCCTGACGTCAGAGACTTTCCAGTCTACTTTTGGATAACCCAATTTACAATACTGAACCATTTCTTCTGAAATATCACAGGCGGACCAATGGAGGTTAGGATTTTTTTTCATGAGGAAACTAGTGAGTACACCAGGGCCTGCGCCTGCATCCAAAGCTAAGCCAGATTCCTTATCAAAGGAAATGGAATCCAAAAAAGGATCAAGGAGGAGTTTTAGGAGATTTGCCTGGGCAGACAATCTTGGCATCTCATCCTGGATGGATATTTTTTGTGTGTATAGGTTTTCGCTCAAAGTGAATACGCGCTCGAAGTGGTTCTAAAAAAAGATACCTTTTTTTTAGATCGGTCAACTGAAATACAGGTCTCTTTTTTATGTTTTTTTCAGTGGATCTTCTAGATTCAGATTGGATCTGACATAATGGCCAGGGAGTCAAGTCATTGGAGTTCGCGAGCCACCACACCGTCGATATCACTTCCATTGTAACTGCCCGGAGGCCATGGGAATTTGTTCCCTGTGTTGGGGTTATTCACATCGGCCGCTGAAGTGATTTTGATAAATTTGAAACCGTTTGTTTTGATATTGGTAATGAGAGCGGCATTACAACCTATGTCGTTTGGATCATTTTCGTCTAGGTTTTCTAAATCAAAACCGTCGCCGCCACCTAACAAAAAAGAACCATTGGTTTTGGTAAATAATTCTCCATTAGTGAATGGTTTAGTGGTCATGTTAAAGTAAACAGGGCGTAATCCTCCAAAACGGGTCCAACTATTCATTAAGTTGACACTTCCACCCGTATAACTTGGATTAAATCCACAATAGTTTATATTATCAATCGACACTTGGATCACAGAAGGATCCATTGCGTAGGTATTGGACTCGTCCGAAACTCGAAAACTGTTGTCATACACGATGAAGTCATCACCCGCTACATTTTTTACAGTTTTACCACCCCAACTTAGAATCATTGAAGCACCAGCCCCCGTGATGTCCAAAGCATAAACATCCAAAGAGCCAACCAGTTCCCCAGAACCACAGATGCCATTGACTGCTTTATTTTTGTCTGAAAAACCAGAAATATTGGCACTCGCACTCACTACAGTTGTGGCAATATTGATTTCCGAAGGTAGGGGAGATTTTGGACAAAAATTGAAATCGGATGATAAATTCAGTAAAGGTAATAAGGCAGCGAGATTGTCTCCAGAAGAAGAAGAGTTTTTACAATGGGAGAAAGATACAAGAACCCAAAGAAATAAATAACTTGAAATTTTTAATCTTGTAAATACTTGCATCACATCCCCCAGTCTTATAAAAAATTTACTAAAGTCCAGTCCAAGTTGAGTTTTCAGCTCTTGCAAGTGCTCTACTAAATGTATACCCACCACAACCATTGGTTGCATAATTTGATGGATTACTGGTTACCGTACTTGCTTGTACTTCTGCCAATGTTGCTTTTCCAGAAATAGCTTCGCAAAAATAAAAACATTTTGTAGCTCCGAGTTCACATCCTGAAGTTGTCACCGGAGTGTAATCGATTCTTCCAAAAGTAGAGTTTGAAAAGTTATTCCCTCCAGGAGTATTTTGGTAGTAAAGTCTGCGAGTGGCTCTATCAAAAGAAAGGATTCTGTAGGTTGTATCCCCACCACCAAAGTAGTTTGCGTTGGTATTAAATCCAGAAATGATACTTCCTGATCCATCGGGGTTTGTCGCAATGATGAGTCGACCTGTTGGTGTTCCTGTCAATTGTCCGCTGGAATTGTAAGTATAACCCGCGTTCCACTGTCCATTATAATCTAATAAAAAGGAAGTAGAAAGGGCACTGCCGACAGCAAGTCCCAATAATAATTTTTGATTCGCATCTGATTCCGAAACTTGTTTTTCCGTTTGGCAAGCAATGATTTGTCCGAGTAAAAATAGGGAAAGGATTGTGATTCCAAGGGTTCGTTTCATAGAAGTCTCCTAAATGTTTTTAAATTTAGAGGAACTCCGATTCAATATTCAACAAATAGTCATTAGGTTCTCTGGATAAAAATCCTAATAAACAATTATTGTTTTTGATTGTTTCGGGTGCCCCGATGCCTTCGGGGCCCCTGGTATCCAAATGGTTGACATTCGGAATCAGTGTATAAAGTACCTTTACCACGAGGTTAACTTTATGGGGAAGATCTGGCTCACCAAACTTTGATTTGGATTACAGTTGCGGGTCAGCACAGGAATTGCACCTGTTTCCTCCCAGAAGGTATTTTCCAGAGTTTCGCTTACCTGGGAATTGTCAAATTTTTAAAGCCAGGATTTAGGAAACTTGGATTTGTAATTTGATACAGAAATGACTTGAAATTGTAGCAAAAATCATAAGTAAACTTTTGCAACCAATTGAGGATTTAGGGCACATACCATTTAAGAGGAAAAGTTATGTTTTATTATGTGGGTAGATCAATCGGATTTGTACTTATGTGGATAGTGGTCAAACCAATGCGATTGAAGTATGGAAACAAAAAAGTCGAAATTCAAAATGACCATATCTTGCGTAAGTTAAACGGAAAATCTATTATCTTTATTTCAAATCATATCAAACCAAGAAACAAATTTTTGAAAGTAATTACAATGCCTTATGATGCTTTTGTAATTCGCGGAGTTCTTAAGAGATATGGAATATACACTACGGCACTCACTAGTTACGATTCCGGAATATCTAACAAAGGAAAAAAAAGAAAGTGGTTGTACAGAAAAGAACAAATAGTGAAAGGAATT
Protein-coding regions in this window:
- a CDS encoding TetR/AcrR family transcriptional regulator; this encodes MKPAKKKQSQPKPTSSSSSKSSAYHHGNLREEVLEHSKKVLEREGVSSLSLRDIATDLGVSHTAPYRHFPKKMDLLQALVTEGFRELSEGMKRAWEYSEDPLEKIKMAGIEYIFLLLKNPRRTELMFGGEIYVSGDPISDELSEWGKAAYLGMFEIVEFGQKQLKLKNSIPTDTLMMSFWSGVHGFAVLNERKWKQIKSKDEEERFRKEVNQILDIMIEGTRL
- a CDS encoding slr1658 superfamily regulator, which gives rise to MNQKSPIIIGEYHIIPENLPADGQLRLIFQPIDMTTYWRRCGLTANFVAGFYSYCYEASETKANSLSTIINELLENASKFSKAREGRINVELKQYGNLLRIDVLNVASKTLRDSFELFVNKLLSENVEEMYFSTLETKEDGDTKSGLGLLMMLKDYPVRFGYSFNEIDADTHEITVRAIINVEEI
- a CDS encoding GNAT family N-acetyltransferase; this encodes MSQIKVHLATTEEDRNKIFRLRYDIYVQEMNRVQVYADHEAKMIKEPFDDTGHLFLAETEEGECIGTVRINFRKDGSLECEDLYEMELFRPFYPDKVSMSTKLMVKSEYRHTAAASMLCMKIYEHARENGIVIDFIDTNPHLVRLYNQVGYRMYKKNIHHPEYGIVIPMVFLLDDNEYLKQIHSPFLRLAKRYPAGTELAHLFETKFTDYKDIRPLFSMDGDEVWQNIVHDMMLPPSQFLSFLRGFTEEESKKLLSMLDLIDYEDGDIVFHQNQESQGLFCVLEGSVEVVVNREDGIRSTISILNQGEIFGELGFVAKSNRNADIIVRDHAKLLILTPNEFQKLEIQSPTLAVKLLTNLFVILAQRFNEMSRRMLEFRRLYEMGGKGP
- a CDS encoding adenylate/guanylate cyclase domain-containing protein, which encodes MDNESILEEERAKYAELEVLYQNIIDHSTEIENELLENNKKIQMYLDRMRRYLSPQLYEMITGSEVETSISHQRRKLTIFFSDIVGFTTITDSIEPEILSDCLNKYLDVMSSIAIKYGGTIDKFIGDAIMIFFGAPSFDNDKVHALNCVKMAIEMRDSLPALAEYWRQSGINHNLTCRIGINTGYVTVGNFGTNERMDYTIIGGPVNVASRLENASDAGEILISNATKSLIDEFIDTKAKGEIVVKGVHTPIETFQVIGLKNDQEKKENPFLKFDADGFLLKPLHFDKLSTNPEERRLMQYALEKALAALR
- a CDS encoding PP2C family protein-serine/threonine phosphatase, whose amino-acid sequence is MPQSPSNENRFVLSDYYKKQLKEIAYQGEFRAETFATKFRFFFLGFLVIFATLGLLSGRPPVEFYYQISAILVLLCYNFVVLYSLKKSGKYLNIFKFLSSFLEITLLTFVTGYTAYSQKNPSLVYAAPMIYVFFILIALASIRNNTKTIIFAVIVLLVEYASLTIYFYPDMNDLNAKLMDLSQYLKPDFLETNSSFFLVSAVPMGIFLILLYMVVTGGLILYAILNTSRTTQEQADLIFNTEKQAILEENMRLGMELDVARQIQAMVLPRNEELKEIQELEISARMDSANEVGGDYYDVVHHEDGTVYIGIGDVTDHGLASGVVMLMTQSAFITTLRSKVISLRESLRSINSILFSNIHVRMNDIRNLTLSLFSYKNGVFTTAGQHETIMVYRHASKKTEIIDTVDNGMLVGLTESIDEFIHEKPIPLQAKDIILLYTDGATEAENPKREQFGSNRLIESLERHAELGSTDAILDAIFKDIYVFIDGMDVYDDITIMIMRKRG
- a CDS encoding class I SAM-dependent methyltransferase; the protein is MSENLYTQKISIQDEMPRLSAQANLLKLLLDPFLDSISFDKESGLALDAGAGPGVLTSFLMKKNPNLHWSACDISEEMVQYCKLGYPKVDWKVSDVRALDYPDNHFDFIFNSMVLIHIKEPEKALKEFYRVLKPGGKVLIHCPNDKSFTGPKVLLDMVAKHATIHPADRFVMEKVPGIMEQLGFHLVTRTDFVASNDGNDDKPLVDYPKIHLGMMTGWSMMSFMGHPEGMQDLYSRLQSEYMSNRVKFTINLETHLYQK
- a CDS encoding slr1659 superfamily regulator, with the protein product MEIKDLDYNIQYDEATKTVKFAGSIRLQNLPAYEPIKLFLRDVAKLCQGSLLTMDFRDLQFVNSSGITTLSMFIIDSRKSAAYQIKIQGSLNISWQSKSLSNFKKLWDQVVLEIS
- a CDS encoding ABA4-like family protein; its protein translation is MNPSLIFKIANAITVFAWLVLIFSPNQVRVIRLLRVFVSGLLLGGVYVISIIIGNGQTEGNFSSLESVRLLFANDYFLLAGWIHYLAFDMFIGTWETEDAIKEKINRWILVPILALTFYFGPAGWLLYLILRFMNRKLAKKGNTT
- a CDS encoding DUF6272 family protein translates to MRKYGNFKSANLINEEPDSIIQIHLKPLDLMRYWRRIGILSDFIGYFYGFSFLPNVPTESMDMKNSEIVNSISTVFNELLENAAKYSYEKKADIDISLIHRGSTFEMLVRNKTNDTNVLAYEASLKEIFSAKDLESLYIDKLESNENDSHHSGIGLIMVLKDYPVEMEVSLESEGEYTMITSRVIYFTNGFPRS
- a CDS encoding LIC_13355 family lipoprotein yields the protein MQVFTRLKISSYLFLWVLVSFSHCKNSSSSGDNLAALLPLLNLSSDFNFCPKSPLPSEINIATTVVSASANISGFSDKNKAVNGICGSGELVGSLDVYALDITGAGASMILSWGGKTVKNVAGDDFIVYDNSFRVSDESNTYAMDPSVIQVSIDNINYCGFNPSYTGGSVNLMNSWTRFGGLRPVYFNMTTKPFTNGELFTKTNGSFLLGGGDGFDLENLDENDPNDIGCNAALITNIKTNGFKFIKITSAADVNNPNTGNKFPWPPGSYNGSDIDGVVARELQ
- a CDS encoding ankyrin repeat domain-containing protein; translated protein: MKTILSCSNCFSGHSISTFKVEGKKGKYRCKKCGSWNHFDYRKKTEQTSSDSLVLFDLHFEDQIPEHKLQGQIFGHYTTDFISDWSNEELVFLKDEDGTENDLRISITGLPEIVKLKNFLFDVTTESPSKNLKIIINQNVNVSPVRLSVTVDILDDRNVFGKLYLAIADEWNTLLHGSFTATRIYQIKFDEHGDSDKKLPEFIPNELSAKIYALSGNILALQEVFLLLDQKIKDELLTLVMYHWPEDQSTISEIHFKEGNLLVVFQLTQKKLNETLIFLFSNQVVPNQKHWQLFHEVVCHTDSEPLFIPLLKHKFPDQYKTHLGDNLESTNEDKTLDWLEADDVYLLDSFVRTVGSLDYVVNDPIRNPLGFSLLQECFVRAKYKSCMRLLERGADPNQLDANGETAIFKLCQDSTLPLQQKTTLMDELIRRGAKVNLQSVNGMTPLHWCSVFGEPSMAKRLIQAGIDIHTADNHGSTALHEACKFGNSAVLALLLESGAKSNGKTLDEKTGRDLAFENLEISELEGDEEKKNRCKRVLSLLDVYGG